A single region of the Neodiprion pinetum isolate iyNeoPine1 chromosome 5, iyNeoPine1.2, whole genome shotgun sequence genome encodes:
- the alpha-PheRS gene encoding phenylalanine--tRNA ligase alpha subunit — translation MASELAEKILEHLSKRGDGVSTLDLAELFVEDHQKVIGAVKSLQTLENVISVEQLNKKSWALTQEGQQVAENGSHEAAVFKAVPDGGVAQTEIMKTVPNAKVGFSKALVAGWIELDKSSGTPIVRRKVPSITDTIQLHLKNVANIPDNVKNDYKKRKLLQEVVTKIMVLSKGLQFVTKIEKLETDLTADLLTNDSWKQKKFKPYNFDALGVALDIGHLHPLLKVRAEFRKIFLEMGFSEMPTNNFVESSFWNFDALFQPQQHPARDAHDTFFISEPRTSSNFPKDYLEKVKKVHSEGGYGSQGYRYEWKIEEAQKNLLRTHTTAVSARMLYNLMQQGEFKPVRYFSIDRVFRNETLDATHLAEFHQVEGVVADYNLTLGDLIGTLYEFFKKLGIIQLEFKPAYNPYTEPSMEIFCFHNGLGKWIEIGNSGIFRPEMLLPMGLPENVNVIAWGLSLERPTMIKYGLNNIRDLVGPKVDLQMVHNNPICRLEKNGPRILKSKYTAEQLEERLDKILLELEQLQKELPRVGRSTTTFEKKNLVIFCDPSRPMYSLETLLSLINEFHSVFVSTYTHSNVAVFPQELRDFCSKFKKSTNADTADITVTIVWKIVGVDPILKLSQNHEIVGEVNIARYLNRSIEAECRNILEYESTSAAYADKIDSALDKIHGIIHGATRYKLDTMQIKSKTGYIIGSKLSIVDIVWNSVKKHHTK, via the exons ATGGCTAGCGAGTTAGCGGAGAAAATACTTGAACATTTATCAAAGCGTGGCGATGGAGTGAGCACTCTGGATCTGGCTGAGCTATTCGTTGAAGATCATCAGAAAGTGATCGGCGCTGTCAAAAGTCTTCAAACCCTCGAAAAT GTTATTTCAGTTGAACAATTGAATAAGAAGAGTTGGGCACTGACGCAAGAGGGTCAGCAAGTCGCTGAAAATGGGAGCCACGAGGCTGCGGTCTTTAAAGCTGTGCCAGACGGTGGTGTTGCGCAAACAGAGATTATGAAGACTGTACCAAACGCTAAGGTGGGATTTTCCAAGGCATTGGTAGCCGGCTGGATCGAGCTGGACAAGAGCAGCGGGACTCCGATCGTTAGGAGAAAAGTACCCTCTATAACGGACACAATTCAgttacatttgaaaaatgttgccAACATCCCGGAcaatgttaaaaatgattacaaGAAGAGAAAACTCCTGCAGGAAGT GGTAACAAAGATAATGGTGTTGTCAAAAGGACTACAATTTGTGACTAAAATTGAGAAACTAGAAACAGATCTTACGGCAGATTTATTGACAAACGACTCTTGGAAGCAAAAGAAGTTCAAGCCTTATAATTTCGATGCTCTCGGTGTGGCGCTTGACATCGGCCATCTGCACCCTCTTCTTAAAGTCAGAGCTGAATTCAGAAAGATTTTCCTTGAAATGGG ATTCTCCGAAATGCCTACAAACAATTTTGTTGAGAGTTCATTCTGGAATTTCGATGCGTTGTTTCAGCCACAACAACACCCTGCGCGAGATGCGCAtgatacttttttcatatctG AACCAAGAACTAGCTCAAATTTTCCTAAGGATTACCTGGAGAAGGTAAAGAAAGTGCACAGCGAAGGCGGCTATGGATCGCAAGGATATCGTTACGAGTGGAAAATTGAGGAAGCTCAGAAAAATTTACTCAGGACTCACACAACAGCTGTTAGCGCCAGAATGCTCTACAATCTTATGCAGCAG GGTGAATTTAAGCCTGTGCGATACTTTAGTATCGACAGAGTATTCAGGAACGAGACACTCGATGCCACACACTTGGCTGAGTTTCATCAGGTCGAAGGCGTAGTTGCAGACTACAATCTCACACTGGGCGATCTGATAGGAACACTCTATGAATTCTTCAAAAAACTCGGCATCATTCAGCTGGAATTCAAGCCAGCATACAATCCATACACCGAACCGAGCATGGAGATATTTTGCTTCCATAATGGCTTGGGAAAGTGGATAGAGATCGGAAACAGTGGAATTTTCAGACCTGAGATGCTGCTGCCGATGGGGTTGCCCGAAAATGTTAATGTTATTGCATGGGGTCTGTCTTTGGAAAG GCCTACGATGATCAAGTATGGATTGAATAATATCCGTGATCTAGTTGGACCAAAAGTGGACCTGCAAATGGTACATAACAATCCCATATGTCGTCTTGAGAA GAATGGACCGCGGATATTGAAGTCAAAATATACGGCAGAACAGTTGGAGGAACGTTTGGATAAAATTCTCTTGGAACTAGAACAGTTACAGAAGGAATTGCCAAGAGTTGGGCGCTCAACAacaacgtttgaaaaaaaaaatttagtcatATTCTGTGATCCTAGTCGACCAATGTATTCTTTAGAAACTCTACTGAGTTTGATCAATGAATTTCATAGCGTATTCGTTTCTACGTATACCCATTCTAACGTTGCGGTATTTCCTCAAGAGTTGAGAGATTTCTGTTCAAAGTTTAAGAAATCTACAAATGCTGATACCGCTGACATCACTGTAACGATCGTTTGGAAGATCGTTGGTGTCGACCCAATTTTAAAACTTAGTCAGAATCATGAAATTGTTGGCGAAGTCAACATAGCTCGGTATTTAAATCGGTCCATTGAAGCTGAATGCAGAAACATCTTGGAATACGAAAGTACCTCGGCTGCTTACGCTGATAAAATAGACTCGGCATTAGACAAAATACATGGCATCATACACGGTGCTACAAGGTACAAACTAGACACTATGCAAATTAAATCAAAAACCGGATATATAATTGGTAGCAAACTTTCAATTGTTGACATCGTTTGGAACTCTGTAAAAAAACATCACACTAAATAG